CCGTGACTACCTGGGACCCACAGCTGAGGTCACTAGGGGCGGGGTCTGATGACAATCCAGGGGCAGGGTTAAGATCTGAGCCGGCGCCTCCCAGTYCAACCCTACAGGAACGACAGGCATCATGGCGTCAGCCAACCACAGCTCAACACTACGTTGCTATAGGAACTATGTGGGTGGAGTACAAAATATAGGTCGCTTAAAGAGGTACTGTAGGTGGAGGTCTTTGAGGTGAAAAGTGAAGGTGTATGTTGATATATGGATGTTCTGACTAAGTGCATGTGGAGRTATGGAGAACTGGTGTTCCTACCCTGGTATGAATCCAGGTGCCTCGGTGGCAAGGGTCTGCAGTCCCTGTTGGATCTGCAGCAGTGCCTGCATGGCCCTGGGGTTGGACATGGCCGACAGCATCTCAGGGTTCTGCATCTGAGGAAACACCAATCAGAGAGACTCTCACAGCGGTCACAGGATCAATCACAGCTTACTGGATAGTCATCCCAGCACCACTTGGTGTTTTAAGGTCACTAACCTGTTGGAGGAACATTGGGAGTTGTTGTCTCATTTGCTGCTGCAGTTGAGGGTTCCCAGAAAACAGTGGGTTGTTCAGCATCATCTAAAACATTCAGGGACAttagaaacgtgtgtgtgtgtgtgtgtcggtgtcggtgtctgtgtgtgtgtgtgtgtgtgtacctgtgctgCTAGGTCAGGGTTCTGGCTCAGGCTGTTGAGTAGGCTCCTCATGTAGGGGGCTGACAGCATGTTGTGCATCAGCGTGGGGTTCTCCGTGATCTGCTGCAGAAGACTCTGCATGCCCGGACTATTGAACATACCTGCTATATCCACACAATAATCATTGGGGGATACAGGGGAGCTTATTAATGAATGTGTAAGCCCACAGATTCGGTCAAGTATATCGGCACCCTTGCACGATTCATCATTTCTTAAAAAATACGTTGAAATTGAAAAAAACGTATGTTTGATTTACAACTGCACAAGACCAATCAAAAAAATTAACTGAAATTGCAATTTTTCATcttcaaagaaaataaaaatggtcTAGACTAAATTATTCAARATTCAAATTAAATTTGGTTGCAGGCAAGTAATtttttgtttatgtgtaattTATCTCACATGCGGTAATTTGCAGGTCCCTACATGGTAAGACTAGCCATTCAaccagttaaaaaatatataacattctattccATTGACCTGTGTGAGCATAAATGTGGGTGTGTTTGTACCACTGTTAGATGTTCTACCTCCCATGGCAGGACCTAGGTTGTGCAGGGTGGTCTGAGGGCCATTGCTGGACTGGGTGGGGGTAGTGGTGAGTGTGGCGGTGCCTGTAGGGGTGTCTGTGGAAGCAGGGGGAACCCAGGGGTTGGTGAGGGGGTCTCCATTTTCCACCTGGGGTGACTGGGTTTCCCCTGATGATGAGGTCATCAGAGAAGCAAAAGGGTTTCCTGCAATCTAAGCAAGACAGAGTGGGTTACAGTCCAGCTAAACTAGTTAGTTMATTTACCTTTACTTGTCCTGGTCAATGATTGGCATTAAGTGTTAACATTACACTTTAAAGTTCCAtcaggagctgtgtgtgtgtacctacctGTTCCTGAGCAGCAGCATTCAGCACGGGTCCCTGAGCATGAGCATCAGTGTACATCCTGCGGAGGGCATTGTTGCTTAGTGCCCTGTCCTGGTTGCGCAACATCTCCTGCATCATGGTCGGGTTCCGTGCTATCTCCAGGGTCTGCAGGACAAGGAGAGGAGAACAATgacacagggaagagagaggaggttcGAAAGGaataacaacacagacacaaaggtaactgcaacacacacacctgtctcatgACGTCAGGGTTGTTGAACAGGTGGGTGATGTTGGGGTTGTGCTGCAGCAGCTGCTGCATCTGGGGGTTGGCCATGATGAGCTGTCTCATCATGTCTGGGTTGGACAGCATGCCCTGGACCAAGGGACTGTCCATAATATGGGCCAGCAGCTCAGGGTTGGACATCAGCTGCCTCTGCAGCTCAGCGAGACCAGGACCCGCAGCAGCTGTCCCTGGACTGCCTAGACCTACAGGATATAGACAGAGGGCGAGAAAGATATATTTTTTACTCTACTCAGTTTCATTGCTTTACCAAACCTACCCTGTTGGACAAAGCTTAATGTTGACGTAGCAAATACCCATCAGAAACATTTGGCTACCATCTCATCCatccatatatatacacacacacacacacacacacacacacacaggaagccccagatcaaataaaaacatgttgtCACGTGCTTCGCAAACACAGgtgtagactgacagtgaaatgcttatggcccttcccaacaatgcagagaaagaatagaaaagtaaaacacgtaatgaATAAAATTGGGCTGTatacaataaatacacaatgactaatgataacttggctgtatacaataatacacaatgagtaatgaatACTGGGCTGTatacaataaatacacaatgactaatgataacttggctgtatacaataaatacacaatgacta
This portion of the Salvelinus sp. IW2-2015 linkage group LG15, ASM291031v2, whole genome shotgun sequence genome encodes:
- the LOC111973797 gene encoding ubiquilin-1-like isoform X1; this encodes MQSLFFAXVVRHRSVPTARTKKMANTVDEDEQQPSAAECKIIRVTVKTPKEKEDIAIPENSSIKQFKEQIAQRFQAQTEXLVLIFAGKILKDADLLSHQGIHNGLTVHLVIKTQSRPPELCASPSNSTASEQAQPEGPTSVPGXPPVEPTSVPRPSPVSSATPTLSLGLGSPGTAAAGPGLAELQRQLMSNPELLAHIMDSPLVQGMLSNPDMMRQLIMANPQMQQLLQHNPNITHLFNNPDVMRQTLEIARNPTMMQEMLRNQDRALSNNALRRMYTDAHAQGPVLNAAAQEQIAGNPFASLMTSSSGETQSPQVENGDPLTNPWVPPASTDTPTGTATLTTTPTQSSNGPQTTLHNLGPAMGGRTSNSAGMFNSPGMQSLLQQITENPTLMHNMLSAPYMRSLLNSLSQNPDLAAQMMLNNPLFSGNPQLQQQMRQQLPMFLQQMQNPEMLSAMSNPRAMQALLQIQQGLQTLATEAPGFIPGVXLGGAGSDLNPAPGLSSDPAPSDLSCGSQVVTETGQRQQQQFVRQMLDALASTNQQAQTEELPFQQQVEQLTTMGFLNPEANLQALIATGGDVNAAVERLLDSPPL
- the LOC111973797 gene encoding ubiquilin-1-like isoform X2 yields the protein MQSLFFAXVVRHRSVPTARTKKMANTVDEDEQQPSAAECKIIRVTVKTPKEKEDIAIPENSSIKQFKEQIAQRFQAQTEXLVLIFAGKILKDADLLSHQGIHNGLTVHLVIKTQSRPPELCASPSNSTASEQAQPEGPTSVPGXPPVEPTSVPRPSPVSSATPTLSLGLGSPGTAAAGPGLAELQRQLMSNPELLAHIMDSPLVQGMLSNPDMMRQLIMANPQMQQLLQHNPNITHLFNNPDVMRQTLEIARNPTMMQEMLRNQDRALSNNALRRMYTDAHAQGPVLNAAAQEQIAGNPFASLMTSSSGETQSPQVENGDPLTNPWVPPASTDTPTGTATLTTTPTQSSNGPQTTLHNLGPAMGAGMFNSPGMQSLLQQITENPTLMHNMLSAPYMRSLLNSLSQNPDLAAQMMLNNPLFSGNPQLQQQMRQQLPMFLQQMQNPEMLSAMSNPRAMQALLQIQQGLQTLATEAPGFIPGVXLGGAGSDLNPAPGLSSDPAPSDLSCGSQVVTETGQRQQQQFVRQMLDALASTNQQAQTEELPFQQQVEQLTTMGFLNPEANLQALIATGGDVNAAVERLLDSPPL